In Vitis vinifera cultivar Pinot Noir 40024 chromosome 11, ASM3070453v1, a genomic segment contains:
- the LOC100252433 gene encoding putative clathrin assembly protein At5g35200, translated as MSGGGTQKSLRKALGAIKDSTTVGLAKVNSDYKELDIAIVKATNHVERPAKEKHIRAIFSAISATRPRADVAYCIHALARRLSKTHNWAVALKTLVVIHRALREVDPTFHEELINYGRSRSHMLNLAHFKDDSSPNAWDYSAWVRTYALFLEERLECFRVLKYDIETDRPRTKELDTVELLEQLPALQQLLFRVLGCQPHGAAVHNIVIQLALSMVALESIKIYSAISDGTVNLVDKFFEMQRNDAVKALEIYRRAGSQAEKLSEFYEICKSLDIARGERFIKIEQPPASFLQAMEEYVRDAPRASTVRKDQETKQVVSEKLAAPKVVLSIEYNKAPEVQEEHPPSPPPPEPVKVEMPVVEPPDLLGLDDPIPNTAELDEKNAMALAIVPVAETPPSAGPNPANGTTGWELALVTAPSSNENATAASKLAGGLDMLTLDSLYDDAIRRNNQNVSYNPWQPVPMGGPMMQQTAHDPFFASNAVAAPPNVQMAAMGNQQQAFMLQQQQQQQQQQMMMMMGQQQQQPLNPFGNPYGATAHPYGSGMPVQTHNPYSGFI; from the exons ATGTCTGGAGGAGGGACACAGAAGAGCTTGAGGAAGGCACTTGGAGCCATCAAGGACAGCACTACTGTCGGATTGGCTAAAGTAAATAGTGATTACAAG GAATTGGACATTGCCATTGTTAAGGCCACAAATCATGTTGAGCGCCcagcaaaagaaaaacacattAGAG CTATCTTTTCTGCAATTTCAGCTACAAGGCCTCGGGCTGATGTTGCATACTGCATCCATGCTCTTGCCAGACGGTTATCCAAGACACATAATTGGGCG GTTGCATTGAAAACTCTAGTTGTTATTCATCGTGCTTTGAGGGAAGTGGATCCCACATTCCATGAAGAACTCATTAATTATGGCAGGAGTAGAAGCCATATGCTAAACTTGGCTCATTTCAAAGATGATTCTAGTCCAAATG CATGGGATTATTCTGCATGGGTACGCACTTATGCCTTATTCTTGGAGGAGAGGCTGGAATGCTTTCGTGTGCTGAAGTATGATATTGAGACAGATCGTCct AGAACCAAAGAGCTGGACACTGTTGAGTTGCTTGAGCAGCTACCAGCTTTGCAACAGCTTCTATTTCGTGTTCTTGGTTGCCAG CCACACGGAGCAGCAGTTCATAATATTGTGATTCAGTTGGCACTCTCAATG gtCGCTTTGGAAAGCATTAAGATATACAGTGCCATAAGCGATGGTACAGTTAATTTGGTTGACAAG TTCTTTGAGATGCAACGAAATGATGCTGTGAAGGCTTTGGAGATATACCGAAGAGCAGGGAGTCAG GCGGAGAAACTATcagaattttatgaaatatgtaaGAGTCTTGACATTGCACGTGGAGAAAGGTTTATTAAGATCGAGCAG CCCCCTGCATCATTTTTACAAGCCATGGAAGAGTATGTGAGGGATGCTCCACGAGCTTCAACAGTTCGCAAGGATCAG GAAACAAAGCAGGTGGTTAGTGAGAAACTTGCTGCTCCTAAAGTAGTCTTATCCATAGAATACAACAAAGCCCCAGAAGTGCAGGAGGAGCATCCTCCATCTCCGCCTCCACCTGAACCAGTAAAAGTGGAAATGCCTGTTGTTGAACCACCGGATCTGTTG GGCTTAGATGATCCCATTCCAAATACTGCAGAATTAGATGAGAAGAATGCCATGGCTTTGGCTATTGTTCCTGTTG CTGAAACACCACCTTCTGCTGGTCCTAACCCAGCCAATGGAACTACAGGCTGGGAATTGGCACTTGTTACCGCTCCAAGCTCAAATGAGAACGCCACAGCTGCTAGCAAGCTG gctgGAGGACTAGACATGCTTACGCTAGATAGCCTATACGATGATGCAATAAGAAGAAACAACCAGAATGTAAGCTACAACCCATGGCAACCAGTCCCAATGGGTGGCCCCATGATGCAGCAAACAGCACACGACCCATTCTTTGCCTCCAATGCAGTGGCTGCACCACCAAATGTGCAGATGGCAGCAATGGGCAACCAGCAGCAGGCTTTTATgttgcagcagcagcagcagcaacagcaacagcagatgatgatgatgatgggtCAACAGCAACAACAGCCTTTAAATCCTTTTGGAAATCCATATGGAGCCACTGCCCACCCCTATGGCTCAGGTATGCCTGTTCAAACCCACAATCCTTATTCAGGCTTTATTTAA